CATTATAGAAGATCGACTAAATAAACTAGAACTAAAGCATAATGAAGATACAAAGAAAATGCAGGCAGACTTTAGAAATCTCCAACAAAATATCGATCAATCATTACTAGATTTATCAAATAAGATTCTCAACCGCATTCAAGTTTTTGAAAAGTATCTGCAAAAGCCGGCTAATTAGAACAATACTTAAAACCTGTATCTTTTCCTCCAAGAAGACCTAAGAAGCCAGATGTTTTCTTGGCGATAGTTGGTTGAGTTAAGTAAATTCCTGCTAAACGTTTTTCGTTTGAAATATATGATGAGCCCTTACTTAGATCTTTTTCTAAACAAAGTTCACTTCTAAGGTTTTTTAAATCTATTCCACTTAAGGCAACAACCTCAGCACTAAACCAATCAGCAAAGATCTCATCTAATTGATCACGTTGTTTTCCTGGAAGTGGGTATAGTGAACGATTACAAGTTGGATTAGCTAAGAGATTCTGGGCAACTTCCTTCTTAATAATATTATTTTGCACAAGAAAGGCCAATTGCGAGTCATCACGTTTTTTAGCACCAACACTCGAAGTATTCCTTAAGCAACTTTGTATACTAGTAAATGGATTCTTATTCTTATAAAAACCTGAAAAGCGACAGCTATCAAATGAGTGCGCTATCTCATGGGCCATAAGACTAACAAGGCTTGCCTGATACTTAGGATAAGCAAAATTTAGTCCATCTAAACCAACATTAATTTGGTTTGAATTTGGATCATAAGCAAAACCCCACTCAAGAAAGTCACGAGGGGCCTTTTCAACCTTTGTACCGATAACTTTTTCAGGGGTAAATATGCTAATCTTCTCGATGCGCTCTTTGATTTCTTTAAAAGCTTCATCTTTACCTATGAGAAGTTTTAAAACATTTATGGCATCACGTTTTGCTATGTCAAATGACTTCTTAAGCAATGATTTCTTCTCTTTTGTATATAGATTAGAAAAGACTTCACTCATTTCAGAATCCACAAGTTTTTGAATAACCTTTGGCCTTTCACTAAATGTCCCAGAAGATAGGACGATATTATCAACATAGTAAAGACGCCATTGTCTTGCGACATTAACAGGATCATTAACATCAAGCTTTCGGCGTTTAATCCAACTTGTCACAACGGGACTTTTTTTAGCAATGAGATTACTTAGCGCTTCATCTGCTACCGCGGCAACTTCTTTAGCATTTGCCATATCGGCCTTAAACTTTGCTATTTCATTGTAGATGGAGTCATCTTTAGAAAAAGAGACGCTCTTGCAATATGACTTCACAGCATCGTTAGCGTAAGTTGTAGGGATTATACAAAAAGTAAAAAGGGCCATAAAAAAGTTTTTCATAACTTAATTATAACCCCTATAGAATTAAATATATATTAGAACTATTTTCCTGAAACCACTTCTTGGTCAAAGTGATTCGACTTCATTCCACAATCAACAAGAACACCAGTGGCATTGATACCGCTTGAAGCATTTGAAAGTAAGAAGGCAACTGTATTGGCAACTTCTTGAGTTTTTAAGGCCTGCTTTCTCATGGTAAGCTTTTCAGCAAAGATATAATTATCAATATAGCCAGGGATTCCCGCTGAAGCCGATGTTTTTAAAGGCCCTGAGCAAACACTATTAAAGCGAACTTGTGAGAACTCACTAAAGCTCTTTGCAAGATATGAGCACGTTGTCTCAAGCATCGACTTAATTGGCCCCATATAACCATATGAAGTGGCCTTCGTATCCGAGATTGAAATCGTTACAACAGAAGCTTCGTGTTCAAATAGCGCTGCCAATTCATTTGATAATTGTACAAGTGAAAATGAAGAGATCTGTGTCGCCTGAGCAAAGTCTTCCCAAGATGTTTCATGAAAAGGCCTAGGGTTTGCAAGATTTGCAAAGGCAATTGAATGAAGCATACCATCGAGTTTAACTTCATCATTTTTTAGATTAATTGCTAATTCTTTAATTTGCTCTTCTTTTGTCACATCAACGATATAGCTTTTAGACTCAGGAAATAGCTTCTTTAGCTTTGCTTGATGCTCTTCACTTTGAACAGTAAAGACACAATTTCCACCATTTTCTATGATTGTCTTTGCACTAAAGTATGCAACAGACTTCTTATTAGCAACACCAGTTATTAGAAATAATTTATTTTCAAAATTTAAAAAACTCATTTAAACCTTTGCACATGTAAATTCAATAGCAAGAACGGTCTTACCATTTACTTTAGTTCTTCCTTTAAAGAAATAACCATTAGCAAGTTGATCTAGAAGCTCAACTTCCATAATAAGCTCATCTCCTGGACGAACCATATTCTTAAACTTAGCATTTGAGACTTTCGCAACAACTCCAAGGCCACTTTCACTTCCTGATGCCATTAAGCATGCACCACTTTGAAAGATTGCTTCTTGAAGAAGAACACCAGGCATAACAGGATTTCCTGGGAAGTGACCTTTAAAGAAGTCCTCTTCACCAGTTACTTGATAGCTTGTAATTATCTTATCAACTTCACCTTCTTGGCGTTCAATGATCTTATCAACAAATAAGAATGGCTCCCTTTGTGGGATAAGTTCTTTTACATCAATATTCATTATAGGCCACCTGTTACTTCAAGTGATGCACCTGTGATATAGGCGGCTTCTTTTGATGCTAGAAATTGCACAGCGTGAGCAACTTCTTCAACCTTACCAAATCTCTTTAAAGGAACTTGTTTCTTATATTCTTTCACTTGCTCAGCTGGAAGATCAGCAATTAATTCAGTTTCAATGAAACCTGGGCAAACGTTATTAATTGTAATTCCACGCTTACCAACTTCTTTAGAAATCGACTTACTCATGGCAACTTGGCCAGCTTTTGAAGCAGCATAATTTGCTTGTCCAGGAAGTCCTAGGCTTCCACCAACAGAGCTCATGTTAATAATTCTTCCATATCTTTTTGATAGGAAATGATTAACTGCTCTTTTAGTCATTAGGAAAGTTCCCGTTAGATTGATATCAAGAACTCTTGCCCAATCCTCATCTGGCATAATAGGTGAAAGATTATCCTTTCTGATTCCAGAGTTATTAACAAGAATATGGATTTGTTCGAATTGCTCATTCATACGATTCCAAAACTCTTCAACAGCACTAGCATCTGAAACATCAAAGGCTTCCAGATAGAGGTTTTCACCTAACTCACCTAGTTCTGCCTTAAAAGCATTGGCAGCATCGTGGTTTCCAGCATAGGTAGCAACAACACGAGCACCGCTTTTTAAAAAAGATTCCGTAATCCCGCGTCCAATTCCGCGCGTTCCACCTGTAACAATTGCAACTTGATCATTAAAATCAAACATATTTATTCCTTTTAAAATTTTATTCTTCTGTATTATCTAAGTAAGTATTTAAGTCATGTCCTACGATAATACCGTAGTTAGCAGCACCTAGCCAACCTGACATAATGATTCCAACAGAGCCTGCATGAAAGAGACCTTTCACCTGATTTGGAAGCTCTTTTGATACACCAAGCCCTTCAAACTTTGTTCCAAATGAAGAACCAAAGTGATGATGAGTGTATTTTTCAACTGTTTTTGGAGTTGATACATTCACATGCTCAACCTTATCCTTAAACCCAGGAACAAGAGTCTCCATCGTATCAAGAGCATTATTCTTTAAGTATTCCTTACGCTCTTTATACTCTTCTTCGCTCAGGTTCATCCAGTCTTCATAACGAGCATTGATACTCGAAACAACAGCATATTTTTGTTTCATATGCTTTCTCATATCTGGATAGTAGATTGAAAAAGTTTGAGAGTGCGCCTTCGGTGAAAGAAGTAAGTCAGTATCAAAATGATCAGAGCGTGAATAGAAAATGAGCTCACCAATATTTGGAATTGACTCACCTTCTTTAAGTCCCATAAATACCTGGCAAGAAGAAGAATTTACTCTTACGGCCTTGGCATCTTTAGCAAATTCTTGAGAATATTTTGCATTAGGAGTCATTTTAAAGATTGTATTATAAAGTGCAGAGTTGGAGATAACTGATCGAGATAGAACCTTTTCGTCTCCAACACGGATTCCCTTGGCCTGATTATCTTCAACAAGAATCTCATCAACCTTAGTATGAAGTTTAATATCAACGCCATTAGAAAGAAGCTCATCTTTCATCATACCAATGAGTTTATCCGTTCCACCTCTAAAGATATAGGCACCCTTATTCATGAAGTTAGAAAAAACGATTCCAAAAGTGATGGCCTCATCCTCAAGAGTTGATCCATTAGCATAGGCAATTGGCTCTAGTAAGAAACGAACTACATCGTTTCTCCCTGGAAAATACTTCTCAAATAATTGCCCATTAGTCATGGCCTCATCATCATAGAAGTTCATGGCACGTAATTCATCAAAGAAGCCCACAACATGCTCGCGAGAGAGATTAAATTTCTCAACTAAGATGTTGATATAATCTTCTTTTGTAAAATCAGTGTCGATTTCAAATTGCGGATTAATAAAGCGAATCTTATCAACTCGCTCAATACAATTTGCAATATCTTTTGACCAATAACGACGACAAGTTTTGATCATCCCAGCAGGAAAACCATGAAGAGAAATATCAAAGATATGTCTTTCACCTTCATTTGTTGGGCGTCTAAACCATGTAGCAAAGCCACCTAGTTTATTATGTGCCTCAAGAAGAAGAACACTTCTTCCATCTTTTGCTAATTTATTTGCTGCCGTCATTCCCGCTAGCCCTGAGCCTACGATAATAACGTCATAAAACTTAGTAATCGGATCTTTTTTCTTAAGTAATGCCATTTTTCTCTATACTTTCTTTTTTGTTATAATTTTTTCTTTAAAACCATTGTTGTTAGTTTATTTGTCTTCTTATTCACAACATAAACAATAAATGCAACGACGCGATTATCATTAATTCTTGGAGCGTGGACAAATGGAGAAGTTGTTGCATCTGCGACTTCATAGCGAACACCATTCATCTCAATCACATCACCTTCACCAATAACTTTTGACCACTGGCCATCGACATAAGAAAAAATCGCAGCATTGTTCTTTTTGTCGTATCCACGAATTAAAATATCACCAAGATTATTCATTGATGGAGAGAAAGCATCATACTTTGTAATTTCATCACCAATAGTAAGAACTGATTTTAAGATACCTTTATTAGAAGCATATAATTGCGTTCCATTTTCAGTTTCTGTCCATACAGCAACATCACCATTGTGGTTTACTGTATAAGTATTCATGATCTTTGTAATTTTTGAAGAAGGTTGACCATCCTTATCTTGCATAACGATTTGCTTTGCACCCTTTTTCATATTGTATAGGTAGAGACGATCTGGTTGATTCTCTGCAATTCCTCTTCCCATTCTAATTTTAGTTAATACGTAATTCCCGCTTGTTTGAGGCGTAAATACGTATCCAATATCCTTAGAGAAACTTGAGAAAAGATCATTTTCTCCATCTAAGTTGCGCATAACAATTCTTGCTCTTTTACCACCAAATGATTGACGATAAACAAGTACATCCTCTTCATTCATGGCAACGCCAGAAAGACCTGTGAATTGTCCTTCGAAGTTCTCATGCTCAAGACGCTTACCCGTTCTTAAATTAAATGTATAAATTCCAAGGTGCTCTGAACCGTTATTTGGAGCAAAAACAATATGCTTATCACCAGTATTTCCATCATCAAATAAGTAGAAATCACTTACTGCTTCATTTTGTGGAACGAGATAGCGCTTCATATTGTCACCATTGTCGCCACAAATAAAAGCGTAACCAGAAATTCCACCAGCAGCTCCTCCCATTGAGAAACATACTTCACCAGTATTCATCATACGAAGTGATGTACTGATCCAAAAAGTTTGCTGAGGTAGGTTATAATTATATTCACCTGAACTAGCTAAAAGTTCATAATTTGCTTGTGCACTCAGTAAAGTTAGAGATGCTATGGCCAATTTAAATAATTTTCTCATATCTTTCCCCTTCACGAACTGTTGTAGTCGTTGGATATGTGTGTTGTAAGAGGCGATATCATACCTAAACGGCCACATTTCGGCTAGGAATTGACGGGAATTTTTTGGGCCAAACAGTTAAAAATAGGATAGATTTATGAAATGTCGATACTATGTAACTTAAAAAATATAAATCTCGCCTTTGGGCAGAAAGTCATTTTCAATAACGCACAATTCTATATTGAGCACGGTGATAAAATCGGACTCATTGGCCTAAATGGAATGGGTAAGTCTTCTCTATTAAAAATTATAAATGAAGAGATCGCGCCAGATACATCGACTCCCCCATTTACCTTTGAGAAGGCCACGGCTTCACAAGGTCCAACGATGGAATTCAGTGTCTTTAAAGTCGACCAAAATTTCACTCTTCCAAATGAAGACATCACTATTGAAGACTATTTTTACTTTCAGTATCGCGACTTTGAAGTTCTAAATAATAAACTTGCTTCACTTGATCTTTCAACAGAGAAAGGACTTGCAGAGCAGAACAAAATTATGGAAGAGCTTGAACACAAGAAGTATTGGGATCTCAAAAATAATTACGAAAGTTATATCAAGGCCTTTGGCCTTACAGATCTTTCAATGAAAGTTAAAGGTCTCTCAGGTGGAGAGCAAAAGAAAGTTCAACTTAGCCTGGGCCTAACAGCAAGAGAGAACCTCATTCTTTGGGATGAGCCTACAAACCACTTAGACTTTGAAACAATTGAACAATTTGAAGATGAGATCATGAAGTCCAATAAAACTCACGTGATCATCTCCCACGACCGCTACCTTCTCTCAAAAGTTACTACAAAAATCTTTAATATCCACTCTGGAGTGGTTTCTCCTTTTAAAGGAACATATGCAGAGTATCTTGAATATACAAAGACTCAAGAAGAGCTACGTCTTAACTCTCTAACAAAGCTTAAGAACTCACTCAGACGAGAGACCGCTTGGATGCGACAAGGAGTAAAGGCCCGTCGAACTCGCTCAAAAAAACGTGTTGAAGACTTCAATGATCTTTCAAAGCAAGTTCAAAAACTAAAAGATCAGGCCCGCTCAAAGCTTGATCTAGCAATGAATGATAGTAATCGAAAAACAAAGCAGCTTGTACAATTCAAAGATGTGGATTTTGGTTACGATAATAAAGAAGTGCTATTTAAAGGGGTAAACCTTTCAATCTTTAAAGGCGACAAGGTCGGAGTCCTAGGTGAAAACGGGGTTGGAAAATCAACTCTCATGAAATTAGTTGCCGAAAAACTTAACCCGAGCGCAGGAAATATAAAAAGAGCAGATGATCTAAAGGTTTGTCTCTTTTCTCAGAAGCGAGATGAATTTGATCTTTCAAAATCACCTTATGATCTTCTTGGTGAAGGCGAAGACTTCATTCACTTTAAAAGTGGCCGCTCAATACACGTTG
This is a stretch of genomic DNA from Halobacteriovorax vibrionivorans. It encodes these proteins:
- a CDS encoding enoyl-ACP reductase FabI; this translates as MSFLNFENKLFLITGVANKKSVAYFSAKTIIENGGNCVFTVQSEEHQAKLKKLFPESKSYIVDVTKEEQIKELAINLKNDEVKLDGMLHSIAFANLANPRPFHETSWEDFAQATQISSFSLVQLSNELAALFEHEASVVTISISDTKATSYGYMGPIKSMLETTCSYLAKSFSEFSQVRFNSVCSGPLKTSASAGIPGYIDNYIFAEKLTMRKQALKTQEVANTVAFLLSNASSGINATGVLVDCGMKSNHFDQEVVSGK
- the fabZ gene encoding 3-hydroxyacyl-ACP dehydratase FabZ encodes the protein MNIDVKELIPQREPFLFVDKIIERQEGEVDKIITSYQVTGEEDFFKGHFPGNPVMPGVLLQEAIFQSGACLMASGSESGLGVVAKVSNAKFKNMVRPGDELIMEVELLDQLANGYFFKGRTKVNGKTVLAIEFTCAKV
- a CDS encoding SDR family oxidoreductase; translation: MFDFNDQVAIVTGGTRGIGRGITESFLKSGARVVATYAGNHDAANAFKAELGELGENLYLEAFDVSDASAVEEFWNRMNEQFEQIHILVNNSGIRKDNLSPIMPDEDWARVLDINLTGTFLMTKRAVNHFLSKRYGRIINMSSVGGSLGLPGQANYAASKAGQVAMSKSISKEVGKRGITINNVCPGFIETELIADLPAEQVKEYKKQVPLKRFGKVEEVAHAVQFLASKEAAYITGASLEVTGGL
- a CDS encoding phytoene desaturase family protein, whose protein sequence is MALLKKKDPITKFYDVIIVGSGLAGMTAANKLAKDGRSVLLLEAHNKLGGFATWFRRPTNEGERHIFDISLHGFPAGMIKTCRRYWSKDIANCIERVDKIRFINPQFEIDTDFTKEDYINILVEKFNLSREHVVGFFDELRAMNFYDDEAMTNGQLFEKYFPGRNDVVRFLLEPIAYANGSTLEDEAITFGIVFSNFMNKGAYIFRGGTDKLIGMMKDELLSNGVDIKLHTKVDEILVEDNQAKGIRVGDEKVLSRSVISNSALYNTIFKMTPNAKYSQEFAKDAKAVRVNSSSCQVFMGLKEGESIPNIGELIFYSRSDHFDTDLLLSPKAHSQTFSIYYPDMRKHMKQKYAVVSSINARYEDWMNLSEEEYKERKEYLKNNALDTMETLVPGFKDKVEHVNVSTPKTVEKYTHHHFGSSFGTKFEGLGVSKELPNQVKGLFHAGSVGIIMSGWLGAANYGIIVGHDLNTYLDNTEE
- a CDS encoding ABC-F family ATP-binding cassette domain-containing protein, whose product is MSILCNLKNINLAFGQKVIFNNAQFYIEHGDKIGLIGLNGMGKSSLLKIINEEIAPDTSTPPFTFEKATASQGPTMEFSVFKVDQNFTLPNEDITIEDYFYFQYRDFEVLNNKLASLDLSTEKGLAEQNKIMEELEHKKYWDLKNNYESYIKAFGLTDLSMKVKGLSGGEQKKVQLSLGLTARENLILWDEPTNHLDFETIEQFEDEIMKSNKTHVIISHDRYLLSKVTTKIFNIHSGVVSPFKGTYAEYLEYTKTQEELRLNSLTKLKNSLRRETAWMRQGVKARRTRSKKRVEDFNDLSKQVQKLKDQARSKLDLAMNDSNRKTKQLVQFKDVDFGYDNKEVLFKGVNLSIFKGDKVGVLGENGVGKSTLMKLVAEKLNPSAGNIKRADDLKVCLFSQKRDEFDLSKSPYDLLGEGEDFIHFKSGRSIHVATYFQNFLFDRGELHRPLSSFSGGELNRLQLALNLKIEADIWIFDEPTNDLDIESIEILEQKLAEFQGTVIIISHDRSFLENITNRVWLIEDKTVTKFSSGFTFVRPYLEARQMERDLEKQSQETSSNKEEIAAPSIKETPKLNDVQVEKIEEEIMELEGQIEKIDELLSKFDYSNMDEEKNQLIAGLNQKKSDLNAKIEACFEKLS